A region of the Stutzerimonas stutzeri genome:
CTGGCTCGCCCACAGGCGGCGCTGCTGCCAGAGCACTGGCAGCGCCAGCAGGCTGAGTAGCGAATAGGTCAGCAGCACCAGCGGCATGCCGGCCAGGCCGCGGGCCGCGAAGAACTGCAGCGGCAGCCAGCCCAGCCCCCACATGATGGCGCCGCCGATCAGCATGCCCTGTGGCATCAGGCTGTTCATGCGCCCATCCAGGAGCCGCCGTTGGGCCCGAGCAGCTGTCCGGTGAAATAGCTCGCCTGCGGCGAAAGCAGGAAGACGATGGCCGCCGCGACTTCCTCCGGCGTACCCAGGCGAGCCATGGGGATCGCCAGCTCCTTGGCCATCCACTCGTCGCTCATGTGCTCCGGGCTGACCATCGCCGTGGCGATGGGGCCGGGCGCGACGCCATTGATGCGGATGCCGTCTGCAGCGAATTCGCGCGCCAACGAGCGGGTCAGGCCGATCACCCCGGCCTTGGCGGTGCAATAGGCGGCGTACTGTTCGCGGCCGAGAAATCCGAGGTCCGAGGCGACATTGACGATGGCGCCGCTGCGCCGCGGCTGCATGTGTGCCAGTGCATGGCGGCAGCAGCGGTAGACGCCGGCGAGATCGACGCCCAGCACCCTTGCCCAGTCCGCCTCGCTGGTTTCGAGAAAGGGCTTTTCCAGGATCACCCCGGCGTTGTTGACCAGCAGATCCAGCGGTCCCTGCGCCTGGATGGTCTCGAACATTGCCGCGACCGCGGCCGGATCGCTGACATCGGCCTCGATGGCCCAGGCGCAGCCGCCGTTGGCGATGACCTGCTCGAGCACTCGTTCCGCCAGGTCGTGTTGATCGCGATGGTTGATCCAGACCCGCGCGTCTTCGGCGGCCAGCGCGAGTGCAGTGGCGCGGCCGATACCGGTCGCCGCGCCGGTGACCAGAGCGGTCTGCCCGGTAAAGATGGCAGCCATCAGTGCATCACCTCGCCGTGGCTGACCGACAGCGCCTGGCCGGTCAGGGCGGCGGCCAGCGGTGAGCCAAGGAACAGGAAGGTGCCACCCAGATCGGCCGGTGTCAGCAGCTCCGGAATGGCCTGGTTGGCGAGTATCGCCGCGAGCTCGGCGCTGTCGCTGCGGCCGTTGGCGTCCGCCATCACCTGCAGCGAGCGCATGGCCGCATCGGTGCCGATCCAGCCGGGGCACACCGCGTTCACCCGGATGCGCCGCGGGCCCAGCTCCCAGGCCAGCGAGCGGGTCAGACCGACCACCGCGTGCTTGCTGGCGACATAGGCGGAAAAGCCCGGCACGCCTTTCAGGCCCCAGATCGAGGCCTGGTTGATTACGCTGGCGCCGGCACGCAGACGTGGCAGCAACGCACGGGTCAGGCGCTGCATGGAGCCGACGTTGTTCTCCAGCAGGGCCGACCAGCGCTGATCGGCGTCGAAGCTGCACTCATCCAGCGGTGTGGCGTATTCGACGCCGGCGTTGTTGACCAGCACATCGGCATTGAGGCCGCGGCAGGCGAGGTCATCGGCGTACTGCTGCACTGCCTGGCGATCGCCCAGGTCCAGTGCGGTGCAGTGCAGCGACGTGTCGCCAGCGAGTTCGTCGGCAAGCCGGGCGAGGGCGTCGGCGTCACGATCCAGCAGTTCCAGGGTGGCGCCGGCAGCGGCGAAGCTCTGCGCCAGGCCCCGGCCGATGCCCCCGGCGGCGCCGGTGATGACCACGCAACGGCCTCGGTAATCCAGTGCCTTGTGCATGTCACACCGCCGTCAGGAACGAGACGCCCACGGCGCCGTAGAAGTTGTCGGCCTTGTGCGGCCCTTCGCTCACCACGCCGTAGTCATCGTCCAGCACGCGGCGCACGCGGTAGCGGTGGAAGCTGCCGAGCAGCTTGCGCATCGGAATGACCTGGTTGTAGGTGCTGCCGTACAGCTCGGCATGCAGCCTGGGCAGGCGATACCAGGGCGCCACGGGCTTTTCGTGGTGGGC
Encoded here:
- a CDS encoding SDR family NAD(P)-dependent oxidoreductase, with the protein product MAAIFTGQTALVTGAATGIGRATALALAAEDARVWINHRDQHDLAERVLEQVIANGGCAWAIEADVSDPAAVAAMFETIQAQGPLDLLVNNAGVILEKPFLETSEADWARVLGVDLAGVYRCCRHALAHMQPRRSGAIVNVASDLGFLGREQYAAYCTAKAGVIGLTRSLAREFAADGIRINGVAPGPIATAMVSPEHMSDEWMAKELAIPMARLGTPEEVAAAIVFLLSPQASYFTGQLLGPNGGSWMGA
- a CDS encoding SDR family NAD(P)-dependent oxidoreductase is translated as MHKALDYRGRCVVITGAAGGIGRGLAQSFAAAGATLELLDRDADALARLADELAGDTSLHCTALDLGDRQAVQQYADDLACRGLNADVLVNNAGVEYATPLDECSFDADQRWSALLENNVGSMQRLTRALLPRLRAGASVINQASIWGLKGVPGFSAYVASKHAVVGLTRSLAWELGPRRIRVNAVCPGWIGTDAAMRSLQVMADANGRSDSAELAAILANQAIPELLTPADLGGTFLFLGSPLAAALTGQALSVSHGEVMH